One window of Hujiaoplasma nucleasis genomic DNA carries:
- the mutM gene encoding DNA-formamidopyrimidine glycosylase, translated as MPELPEVETVRQQLKPLIIGKKIQSVIIRYPGIIQMDVLLFESLLIHKVFNDIRRLGKYLIFDFDNISLVSHLRMEGKYYLRKSLKEMTKHDHIAFKIGEDLFLTYHDVRKFGTMELVEKSKLFELKSLSKLGPEANDEKINYDDIYVKIKGSDRPIKSILLDQTIISGLGNIYVDETLFLSSIHPETKGSSLSKNQVSKILINAKNVINQAIELGGTTIRTYHSTLGIDGRFQNKLNVHTKKDQACPICGELIIKIKVGGRGTYLCPHCQRKETS; from the coding sequence ATGCCTGAATTACCAGAAGTAGAAACTGTAAGGCAACAGCTCAAACCTTTGATTATTGGTAAAAAGATCCAATCAGTCATCATTAGATATCCTGGCATTATTCAAATGGATGTATTGTTGTTTGAATCACTTTTAATCCATAAGGTCTTTAACGACATTCGACGTTTGGGGAAATATCTTATATTTGATTTTGATAATATTTCATTGGTATCTCATCTCAGAATGGAAGGCAAGTATTACCTGAGAAAATCTTTAAAAGAAATGACCAAACACGATCATATTGCATTTAAAATAGGTGAAGACTTATTTTTGACCTACCACGATGTTAGAAAATTTGGTACAATGGAATTGGTTGAAAAAAGCAAGTTGTTTGAACTGAAATCCTTATCTAAATTAGGTCCTGAAGCCAACGATGAAAAAATTAATTATGATGATATCTATGTTAAAATAAAGGGGTCAGATAGACCTATTAAGTCTATTTTGCTAGATCAAACAATTATATCAGGCTTAGGGAATATCTACGTTGATGAAACTCTGTTTTTATCATCTATTCATCCAGAGACAAAGGGTTCTTCTCTTTCCAAAAACCAAGTCAGTAAAATCTTAATTAATGCAAAAAATGTTATTAATCAAGCTATAGAGCTTGGGGGAACGACTATACGTACTTACCATTCTACATTGGGTATTGATGGAAGATTTCAAAACAAATTAAATGTACATACAAAAAAAGACCAAGCTTGCCCTATTTGTGGTGAATTAATTATAAAAATAAAAGTAGGAGGGCGTGGGACCTATTTGTGTCCACATTGCCAGAGGAAGGAGACTTCATGA
- the coaE gene encoding dephospho-CoA kinase (Dephospho-CoA kinase (CoaE) performs the final step in coenzyme A biosynthesis.): MKVIGVTGGVASGKTLISDWFEKVHIKVIDADKVYKRLTHTNKEMYQEIIDTFALTEKSNQELDFKSLAKIVFNDKEKLKILNSLTHPYVIKEIEAMIETYRVEDYPLVVLDVPLLFEAGMEKYCDEIICVYADRESQIERLMKRGHLDRKTAIQRIDSQMSLDEKKEKSDYVIDNSWSRDHTYHQFIQILSKLKS; the protein is encoded by the coding sequence ATGAAGGTTATAGGTGTTACAGGTGGCGTTGCCTCAGGTAAAACTTTAATTAGTGATTGGTTTGAAAAAGTTCACATTAAGGTTATCGATGCTGATAAAGTTTATAAAAGATTAACCCATACCAATAAAGAGATGTACCAAGAAATTATCGATACATTTGCTTTAACAGAAAAATCTAATCAAGAACTTGATTTTAAATCCTTAGCTAAAATTGTATTTAATGATAAGGAAAAATTAAAAATACTTAATTCATTAACTCATCCTTATGTTATTAAAGAAATAGAAGCAATGATTGAAACTTATCGTGTAGAAGATTATCCTTTAGTGGTTTTAGATGTTCCGCTCTTATTTGAAGCTGGAATGGAGAAGTATTGTGATGAAATTATTTGTGTATATGCAGATAGGGAAAGCCAAATTGAACGATTAATGAAAAGGGGCCATCTTGATAGAAAGACTGCCATTCAAAGAATAGATTCACAAATGTCTTTAGATGAAAAAAAAGAAAAATCAGATTATGTTATTGATAATTCATGGTCAAGAGACCATACATACCATCAATTTATTCAAATCTTATCAAAATTAAAATCATAG
- a CDS encoding DnaD domain protein produces MERIKRNDVFVVSAEGLCSIVDYQVLSLLYQPIIGQSALSLYLTLLSLIDRQNLVSEEYLHSDLESLLNMEVKQIEEERYKLEAIGLLVTFFTSDSFTYEIKMPLSARSFVNDGILGEYLISNITKTRFKKIIKIFKVKQANQRQKYNISKAFNEVFPNIVKVYKEDYESALLSGKSQSFRNMNGHEVDWRFLSDSISEEILNVKSLTEAVKNKIHQLAYVYDLNEIELKEVIIKSLDDNHQLSIENLARNARNFFDKRQGELNENKDNHQGIYQDKSLEKPESLEDYFESISPKTLLAELNDGVVLTSDLKIAERLMDEVGLNTGVINVLLAYVYKQKDNKLPGYAYFQKVGLSWKRNKINSVKTALQYIKHIDSMKNKKSSGYYKPEKTDVNIEWLDEYLNPEGNES; encoded by the coding sequence TTGGAAAGAATCAAAAGAAATGATGTTTTTGTTGTGTCAGCGGAAGGTTTATGTTCAATTGTTGATTACCAAGTCTTATCATTGTTGTACCAACCGATTATAGGACAAAGTGCTTTGTCTTTATACTTAACTTTATTAAGCCTTATTGACAGACAAAATTTAGTCTCAGAAGAATATTTACATTCAGATTTAGAATCATTATTGAATATGGAAGTCAAACAAATCGAAGAAGAACGTTACAAACTCGAAGCTATTGGTTTGTTGGTAACGTTTTTTACTTCTGATTCTTTTACCTATGAGATTAAAATGCCCTTATCTGCGAGAAGTTTTGTTAACGATGGGATTTTAGGTGAATATCTAATTTCTAATATCACTAAAACAAGGTTTAAAAAAATTATAAAAATCTTTAAAGTTAAACAAGCTAACCAAAGACAAAAGTATAATATATCTAAAGCTTTTAATGAGGTTTTTCCCAACATTGTTAAAGTCTACAAAGAAGATTATGAAAGTGCGCTTTTATCTGGAAAATCTCAATCTTTTAGAAATATGAATGGACATGAAGTTGATTGGCGTTTCTTATCAGATAGCATTTCTGAAGAAATTTTAAATGTTAAAAGCTTAACTGAGGCGGTAAAAAATAAAATTCATCAATTAGCTTATGTTTATGACTTAAATGAAATAGAATTAAAAGAAGTTATTATCAAATCACTAGATGATAACCATCAATTAAGTATTGAAAATCTTGCTAGAAATGCTAGAAATTTCTTTGATAAAAGACAAGGTGAACTTAATGAAAATAAAGACAATCATCAGGGGATTTATCAAGATAAAAGTTTAGAAAAGCCTGAGAGTTTAGAAGATTATTTTGAATCTATTTCGCCAAAGACATTATTGGCTGAATTGAATGATGGTGTTGTTTTGACATCAGATTTAAAAATAGCTGAAAGATTAATGGATGAAGTGGGTTTAAACACTGGTGTAATCAATGTTTTATTAGCTTATGTATATAAACAAAAAGACAATAAATTACCTGGATATGCTTATTTTCAAAAAGTAGGACTAAGCTGGAAACGAAATAAGATTAATTCTGTAAAGACTGCCTTACAATACATTAAGCATATAGACTCAATGAAAAATAAAAAATCTAGCGGATACTATAAGCCTGAAAAAACAGATGTAAATATAGAATGGTTGGATGAGTACTTGAATCCAGAAGGGAATGAATCATGA
- the dnaI gene encoding primosomal protein DnaI: MKKVDELLNNFNAKIDYDGLIDRFMNEPTTKKFILDHDLTRDQIIKSAHIFLTYIEEYKTCNDCHSLEDCKLQTKGFTPHLTYHNNRIQIEYENCRYNQNRSANNISAMYIPKRIFEASLEDMDLIGESRKLIHAYMHKFLKNDLKENFMKGMYISGKYGSGKTYVLAALANELAKQGKKIIFAYYPDLVRELKSSIGNGDLEEKIRQLKVIEILFLDDIGGEYFSKFIRDEVLGSILQHRLLDNKPTFFSSNFPIQELVNVIKESNTQQETVSAFRIIQRIKRMTEEFILKDMPRIS, from the coding sequence ATGAAAAAAGTCGATGAATTACTAAATAACTTTAATGCTAAGATAGATTATGATGGCTTAATAGATCGTTTTATGAATGAGCCTACAACAAAAAAATTTATACTTGACCATGATTTAACGAGAGATCAAATTATTAAATCAGCTCATATCTTCCTAACTTATATAGAAGAGTACAAAACATGTAATGATTGTCATAGCCTTGAAGATTGCAAACTACAAACAAAGGGATTTACGCCACATTTAACTTACCACAATAACCGAATTCAAATAGAATATGAAAATTGCCGATACAATCAAAATCGGTCTGCTAATAATATTTCAGCCATGTATATACCAAAAAGAATATTTGAAGCTTCATTAGAGGACATGGATTTAATAGGGGAAAGCAGAAAATTAATCCACGCATACATGCATAAATTTTTAAAAAATGATTTGAAAGAAAATTTTATGAAAGGTATGTATATTTCTGGAAAATATGGATCTGGTAAAACATATGTATTGGCTGCTTTAGCCAATGAATTGGCTAAACAAGGTAAAAAAATTATTTTTGCTTATTATCCAGATTTAGTAAGGGAATTGAAATCTTCTATTGGCAACGGTGATTTAGAAGAAAAAATCCGTCAATTAAAGGTTATTGAAATATTGTTTTTAGATGATATAGGTGGAGAATACTTTTCAAAATTTATAAGAGATGAAGTCTTGGGTTCAATTTTACAACATCGATTACTTGATAATAAACCAACATTCTTTTCATCTAATTTTCCGATTCAAGAGTTGGTTAATGTTATAAAAGAAAGTAATACCCAGCAAGAAACTGTATCTGCATTCAGAATTATTCAAAGAATCAAAAGAATGACTGAAGAATTTATTTTGAAAGATATGCCACGAATTTCTTGA
- the thrS gene encoding threonine--tRNA ligase gives MKIKLPNGSELNYNEPKVLSEIADDISISLRKKSLVAKVNGKLMDMDRTISEDAEVAFITEEDSEALDVLRHSAAHLLAEAVKKLYPQAKFGVGPVIEDGFFYDIDLGDTVLTEADLSVIEKEMKKIASQNSQIKRSVLSYEEALEKFKDDEYKIELITELPKDEEISIYEQAHFTDLCRGPHLPGTKWLKNVKLLSLAGAYWRGNSDNIQLTRVYGTAFFTKEDLDEHLHMLEERKKRDHRKLGKELDLFMLSEFGPGFPFWLPNGMILRRELENFWYEEHQKAGYKLIQTPIMLNKELWEISGHWKNYHDNMYTSEIDDKEYAVKPMNCPGGILVYKRDLHSYKDFPLKLGELGLVHRHEASGALNGLFRVRNFTQDDAHIYMTEEMIKDEIVELVKLYDYMYKVFDLDYHIELSTRPEDKYIGDIETWNRSEKALADALDAMGIEYIINEGDGAFYGPKLDFKLRDSMKRIWQCGTIQLDMNLPERFELTYINDQGEKKRPVMLHRALYGSIERFIGILIEHYAGAFPTWLAPVQVEVIPVNNDYHLDFSKQLLSALEKEKIRVHLDDRDEKLGYKIREAQTKKIPYQIVVGDNELEANEVTYRRYGEKKQVSVKLDEFIELIRKEIADKK, from the coding sequence ATGAAAATCAAATTACCAAATGGTTCAGAATTAAATTATAATGAACCTAAAGTTTTATCAGAAATCGCTGATGATATATCAATATCATTAAGAAAAAAATCATTAGTTGCTAAAGTCAATGGTAAACTTATGGATATGGATAGAACAATATCTGAAGATGCTGAAGTTGCTTTTATAACAGAAGAAGATTCTGAAGCTTTAGATGTTTTGAGACATTCTGCAGCACATTTATTGGCAGAAGCAGTAAAAAAACTATATCCACAAGCTAAATTTGGAGTTGGGCCAGTTATAGAAGATGGTTTCTTCTACGATATCGACTTAGGAGATACTGTTTTAACTGAAGCTGATTTATCAGTGATCGAAAAAGAAATGAAAAAAATAGCTTCACAAAATTCACAGATAAAAAGATCGGTTTTATCTTATGAGGAAGCTTTAGAAAAATTTAAAGATGATGAATATAAAATTGAGTTGATTACTGAGTTGCCAAAAGACGAAGAAATCAGCATTTATGAACAAGCACATTTTACTGATTTATGTCGTGGACCTCATTTACCTGGTACTAAATGGCTGAAAAATGTTAAACTCTTAAGTTTGGCAGGTGCTTACTGGCGTGGTAACAGCGATAATATTCAATTAACCAGGGTTTACGGTACTGCTTTCTTTACTAAAGAGGATTTAGATGAACATCTTCATATGTTGGAAGAAAGAAAGAAAAGAGATCATCGTAAATTAGGTAAAGAACTTGATTTATTTATGTTAAGTGAGTTTGGTCCTGGTTTTCCTTTCTGGTTACCAAATGGAATGATATTAAGAAGAGAATTAGAAAACTTCTGGTATGAAGAACATCAAAAAGCAGGATATAAGCTTATCCAAACACCTATTATGTTAAATAAGGAACTGTGGGAAATATCAGGACATTGGAAAAACTATCATGACAATATGTATACTTCAGAAATTGATGATAAAGAGTATGCTGTAAAACCAATGAACTGTCCTGGTGGAATCTTAGTATATAAAAGAGACTTACATTCTTATAAAGACTTTCCTTTAAAATTAGGTGAATTAGGTTTAGTTCATCGACATGAAGCAAGTGGAGCTTTAAATGGTTTGTTTAGGGTAAGAAACTTTACTCAAGATGATGCTCATATTTATATGACTGAAGAGATGATCAAAGATGAAATTGTAGAGTTAGTTAAGTTATATGACTACATGTATAAAGTCTTTGATTTAGATTATCATATTGAATTAAGTACAAGACCAGAAGATAAGTATATTGGTGATATTGAAACCTGGAATCGTTCTGAAAAAGCTTTGGCTGATGCATTAGACGCCATGGGCATTGAATATATCATTAATGAAGGCGATGGAGCTTTTTATGGTCCCAAACTTGACTTTAAACTAAGAGACTCAATGAAAAGAATATGGCAATGCGGTACAATTCAATTAGATATGAATTTGCCTGAAAGATTTGAACTAACTTATATCAACGATCAAGGAGAGAAAAAAAGACCTGTTATGTTACACAGGGCCTTATATGGCTCAATTGAACGTTTTATAGGAATTTTAATTGAACATTATGCCGGAGCTTTCCCGACATGGTTAGCCCCAGTTCAGGTTGAGGTCATTCCTGTAAATAATGACTATCATTTAGATTTTTCTAAGCAATTATTGAGTGCTTTAGAAAAGGAAAAAATAAGAGTGCATTTAGATGATAGGGATGAGAAGTTAGGTTATAAAATTAGAGAGGCACAAACAAAAAAAATCCCTTACCAAATTGTGGTAGGAGATAATGAACTTGAAGCTAATGAAGTCACTTATAGACGTTACGGCGAGAAAAAGCAAGTGAGTGTTAAGTTAGATGAATTTATTGAATTAATAAGAAAAGAAATTGCAGACAAAAAATAA
- a CDS encoding Rqc2 family fibronectin-binding protein gives MDGEYMSIDGRFIKYLSKELNQELISGRIQKISQISHSDFLFIVRVQAENKNLYLSLSTANSRIHLIDKNLNQFDQPGGFCMFLRKHIEGGTIQSINSLNNDRIIEIKTLNVNDLGDQTNYYLFIELFGRYANLIITDNNKQILNAYKHIHPFEDIDRTIVNGAHYLLPNDNKIDPEDLVSIEKFFSQDNLNYRDIINALRGISPLLAQHIIKEAHHKSSEMYLVYKEILNQPINPTLELKDRSHFYYLDIFQNPKRHFKSISALLEFYYYEQTDKEKVKQIHKYLSQFSKNQVNKYKNKLENLSKDLKKAKQNDIYRMKADLLIQDQHKIQATDYEYIGFSYELNQELSVELDRKKSVIENANQYYKKYKKLKSAIEHLNKQIILTKHELNYFINLKDQINNNYNYQDLDEIKEELITLKYLAQKKSKKTNKAAKLNYDTYIFNEQTKIYVGKNNLQNNYLTHKLAHKNDMWFHVQNQSGSHVIVHGDSLTEETIRHAANLAAYFSKSKMSGSVAVDYTLVKNIKKIPGELGSYVSYSNQKTIYIDPDETKISELKKIK, from the coding sequence ATGGATGGTGAATATATGAGTATTGATGGAAGATTTATAAAATACTTAAGCAAAGAACTTAATCAAGAACTAATTTCAGGTAGAATACAGAAAATTTCTCAGATATCACATTCTGATTTTTTATTCATCGTAAGAGTTCAAGCTGAAAACAAAAATCTATATCTATCACTTTCAACTGCCAATTCCAGAATCCATCTCATTGATAAAAACCTTAATCAATTTGACCAACCTGGAGGTTTCTGTATGTTTTTAAGAAAACATATAGAAGGTGGAACCATTCAATCCATCAATTCCTTAAACAATGATCGAATTATTGAAATTAAAACTTTGAATGTTAATGATTTAGGTGACCAAACCAATTATTATCTTTTCATTGAACTTTTTGGGCGATATGCAAACTTGATTATTACTGACAATAATAAGCAAATATTAAATGCTTATAAGCACATTCATCCCTTTGAAGACATCGATCGAACTATCGTCAATGGTGCTCATTATTTATTACCAAATGATAATAAAATAGACCCCGAAGACTTAGTTTCAATAGAAAAATTCTTTAGTCAAGATAATCTAAATTATAGAGATATTATCAACGCATTAAGAGGTATTTCACCCTTATTGGCTCAACATATTATTAAAGAAGCCCATCATAAATCATCTGAAATGTATCTAGTCTATAAAGAAATTCTAAATCAACCCATCAATCCTACTCTAGAGTTAAAGGATAGATCTCATTTTTATTATCTAGATATTTTTCAAAATCCTAAAAGGCATTTTAAAAGTATATCTGCTTTATTAGAATTCTATTATTATGAGCAAACAGACAAAGAAAAAGTAAAACAAATCCATAAATACTTAAGTCAATTCTCGAAAAATCAAGTCAATAAATATAAGAATAAACTAGAAAATCTATCCAAAGATCTAAAAAAAGCTAAGCAAAATGATATATATCGAATGAAAGCAGACTTGCTTATCCAAGACCAACACAAGATCCAAGCCACGGATTATGAATATATTGGCTTCTCTTATGAATTAAATCAAGAACTAAGTGTTGAACTTGATCGAAAAAAATCTGTTATTGAAAATGCTAATCAATATTATAAAAAATACAAGAAACTCAAATCTGCTATAGAACATTTAAATAAACAAATCATTCTAACAAAACATGAACTTAATTATTTTATAAATCTAAAGGATCAAATTAACAATAATTATAATTATCAAGATTTAGATGAAATTAAAGAAGAATTAATTACCCTAAAATACCTAGCTCAAAAAAAATCAAAGAAAACTAATAAAGCTGCTAAATTAAATTATGATACATACATTTTTAATGAACAAACAAAAATATATGTAGGAAAAAATAATTTACAAAACAATTATTTAACTCACAAATTAGCTCATAAAAATGATATGTGGTTTCATGTTCAAAACCAGAGTGGTTCACACGTGATTGTTCATGGAGACTCACTAACAGAGGAAACTATTAGACACGCAGCGAATCTAGCTGCATATTTTTCTAAGAGTAAAATGTCTGGATCAGTTGCGGTTGATTATACCCTTGTAAAAAACATCAAAAAAATTCCTGGTGAACTAGGCTCCTATGTATCATATTCAAATCAAAAAACTATTTATATAGATCCAGATGAAACAAAAATTAGCGAATTAAAAAAAATAAAATAA
- the gmk gene encoding guanylate kinase, whose protein sequence is MKLNERGLLVVISGPSGVGKGTIRKALFKIPDNNFCYSVSMTTRKPRQGEVDGVDYFFVSREEFEERIKNNGFLEYAEFVGEYYGTPMDYIEKQMDKGKEVIIEIEVQGALQVRERLPEAVFIFIVPPSKKSLLDRLKIRGTEEASKIQERINKAEREFGLAYKYDYIVVNDQVENAADRIYAIIRAEHAKTERSIHKYYKLLEEEND, encoded by the coding sequence CTGAAGTTAAATGAAAGAGGACTCTTGGTGGTTATAAGTGGACCATCAGGCGTTGGAAAAGGTACCATTCGAAAAGCACTTTTTAAAATTCCAGATAATAACTTTTGTTACTCAGTGTCAATGACCACAAGAAAACCTCGCCAAGGGGAAGTAGATGGTGTTGATTATTTTTTTGTCAGCCGTGAAGAATTTGAAGAACGTATCAAAAATAATGGTTTTCTTGAGTACGCAGAGTTCGTAGGCGAATACTACGGGACGCCCATGGATTATATTGAAAAACAAATGGATAAGGGCAAAGAAGTTATCATTGAAATTGAAGTTCAAGGTGCTTTACAAGTTAGAGAAAGACTTCCTGAAGCCGTATTTATATTTATCGTTCCACCTTCAAAAAAATCTTTGTTGGATCGTTTAAAAATTAGGGGTACAGAGGAAGCATCTAAAATTCAAGAACGTATAAATAAGGCTGAAAGAGAATTTGGATTAGCTTATAAATATGATTATATTGTTGTGAATGATCAAGTAGAAAATGCTGCAGATAGAATCTATGCTATTATTAGAGCGGAACATGCTAAAACAGAACGATCAATTCATAAGTACTATAAACTTTTGGAGGAAGAAAATGATTAA
- the rpoZ gene encoding DNA-directed RNA polymerase subunit omega, with protein sequence MDELLLVVDSKYKLAYTSAKRAKIIKKTNHSSVDNRCVKPVGKALEEILAGKVTAKFE encoded by the coding sequence ATTGATGAGTTGCTTCTAGTTGTGGATTCAAAATATAAGTTAGCTTATACTTCTGCAAAACGTGCCAAAATCATTAAGAAAACAAATCATTCTTCAGTAGATAACAGGTGTGTAAAACCTGTTGGTAAAGCTTTAGAAGAAATACTTGCTGGAAAAGTAACAGCCAAATTTGAATAA